A section of the Pseudomonadota bacterium genome encodes:
- a CDS encoding DUF4399 domain-containing protein: protein MIRGTRLEFSTLGGCNPREDRHFSVAPSMVIALCAASLAFAACTKDEHAPHEGTDKQHAPSPQQPANEPAAAAAPTARDFDPAKEAERIEGQVHFVEPKDGASVRGKLTEGKVAVPAKMAVEGMKVQPAGEPAAATGHHHIIVGGDSFPVGQVIPNDATHLHFGKGQTETILNLAPGKHKLTMQFADGLHRSYGPKWSASININVEAEEASAEH from the coding sequence GTGATCCGTGGTACCAGGCTCGAGTTCAGCACTCTGGGCGGCTGCAATCCCCGGGAAGACCGCCATTTCAGCGTTGCTCCCAGCATGGTGATCGCTCTGTGTGCAGCTTCCCTGGCCTTCGCGGCGTGCACCAAAGATGAGCACGCGCCGCATGAGGGCACGGACAAGCAGCACGCGCCATCACCCCAGCAGCCTGCGAACGAGCCGGCGGCCGCGGCCGCCCCGACCGCGAGGGACTTCGATCCGGCCAAGGAAGCCGAGCGGATCGAGGGACAGGTTCATTTCGTCGAGCCCAAGGACGGGGCGAGCGTGCGCGGCAAGCTGACCGAGGGCAAGGTGGCGGTCCCTGCAAAGATGGCGGTCGAGGGAATGAAGGTGCAGCCTGCGGGCGAGCCAGCAGCGGCCACCGGTCACCACCATATCATCGTAGGAGGCGACAGCTTCCCCGTGGGGCAGGTCATTCCGAACGACGCAACGCATCTGCACTTCGGCAAAGGGCAGACCGAAACGATCCTGAATCTCGCCCCGGGCAAGCACAAGCTCACCATGCAGTTCGCAGACGGCCTGCACCGTTCGTACGGCCCCAAGTGGAGCGCAAGCATCAACATCAACGTGGAAGCCGAAGAGGCCAGCGCCGAACACTAG
- a CDS encoding tRNA (cytidine(34)-2'-O)-methyltransferase, with the protein MPDTPKLRCRPLEPPLHVVLMEPEIPPNTGSVARICAATCSRLHLIEPLGFRIDERALRRAGLDYWHLVELEVHHSFEQFRQRNPGPRLHLFSSNAEQSYLLADLRAGDALVFGRESTGLPRSLLRAHRQHVWGLPTSGAVRSLNLANAVAIVVYEALRRNGALDHTFVG; encoded by the coding sequence ATGCCCGACACTCCGAAACTGCGCTGCAGGCCCCTTGAACCTCCCCTGCACGTCGTGCTGATGGAGCCGGAAATCCCTCCCAACACCGGCTCGGTCGCGCGCATCTGCGCGGCCACGTGCTCGCGCCTGCACCTGATCGAGCCGCTCGGTTTCCGCATCGACGAGCGAGCGCTGCGCAGGGCGGGCCTCGACTACTGGCACCTGGTCGAGCTCGAGGTGCACCACAGCTTCGAGCAATTCCGCCAGCGCAATCCCGGCCCGCGCCTGCACCTGTTCAGCTCGAACGCCGAGCAGAGCTACCTCTTGGCGGACCTGCGTGCAGGCGATGCGTTGGTGTTCGGCAGGGAATCGACCGGCTTGCCTCGAAGCCTGCTCCGAGCCCATCGACAGCATGTGTGGGGCTTGCCCACCAGCGGCGCCGTGCGCAGCCTCAACCTCGCCAATGCGGTCGCGATCGTGGTCTACGAAGCGCTGCGCCGCAACGGCGCGCTCGACCATACGTTCGTGGGTTAA